One segment of Phragmites australis chromosome 13, lpPhrAust1.1, whole genome shotgun sequence DNA contains the following:
- the LOC133888570 gene encoding pentatricopeptide repeat-containing protein At1g06710, mitochondrial-like has protein sequence MISCRAAAALRASLRRACSSQAAGSDDHLLGLVEVPELHPSSRLSPKDFAFLQEPILPLPAAALPPPEAVLISKAVRSYGADFDGKAERFLRRHREFLTDSVVVAVLRAVRDPDLCVRFFLWAERQVGYSHTGACYDSLADILCFDDRARTAERLLREIGEDDCEVLGKLLNVLVQRCCRWGAWGEALEELGRLKDFGYRPSGPTYNALLQVLATVGQVDMGFRVQKEMSESGFCMDRFTVGCFAQALCKEGRWADALDIIEREDFKLDTVLCTQMISGLMEASLFDEAISFLHRMRCNSCIPNVVTYRTLLSGFLKKNQLGWCKRIINMMMKEGCNPNPSLFNSLVHSYCNARDYPYAYKLLKRMTACGCPPGYVVYNIFIGSICGGEELPGPDLLALAEKLYEEMLACGCVLNKVNTANFARCLCGVGKFDKAFQIIKVMMRKGFVPDTSTYSKVITFLCQAMKVEKAFLLFQEMKKVGVNPDVYTYTILIDGFCKAGLIEQAQSWFDEMRSVGCSPNVVTYTALLHAYLKAKQLPQASDIFHRMVDVGCPPNAVTYSALIDGLCKAGEIQKACEVYAKLIGTSDNAESDFYFEGEGTDTIAPNVVTYGALINGLCKVHKVADAHELLDAMLSTGCEPNHIIYDALIDGFCKAGKIENAQEVFVRMSKCGYLPTVHTYTSLIDGMFKDRRLDLAMKVLSQMLNGPCTPNVVTYTAMIDGLCRLGESEKALKLLSMMEKKGCRPNVVTYTALIDGLGKAGKVDISLKLFTQMSTQGCAPNYVTYRVLINHCCAAGLLDKAHSLLSEMKQTYWPKYLQGYCCAIQGFSKKFIASLGLLEEMESHGIVPIAPVYGMLIDNFSKAGRLEKALELHKEMTEVLSSLNITSKDTYTSLIRALCLASQVEEAFELYSEMMRKGVVPELSVFVCLIKGLVGVNKWNEALQLCYSICHEGVNWQGNKSFDGG, from the exons atGATCAGCTGCCGCGCGGCGGCAGCCCTACGTGCCTCACTGCGCCGCGCCTGCTCCTCCCAGGCCGCCGGCTCCGACGACCACCTACTTGGCCTCGTAGAGGTCCCCGAACTGCATCCCAGTTCTCGCCTCTCACCCAAAGACTTCGCCTTTCTTCAAGAGCCCATCcttcccctccccgccgccgccctccctcCCCCGGAGGCCGTCCTTATCTCCAAGGCGGTCCGATCCTACGGCGCAGATTTCGACGGCAAGGCGGAGCGTTTCCTGCGGCGGCACCGCGAGTTCCTGACCGACTCTGTGGTGGTCGCCGTGCTCCGGGCGGTGCGCGACCCGGATCTCTGTGTCAGGTTCTTCCTCTGGGCCGAGCGGCAGGTGGGGTACAGCCACACCGGCGCCTGCTACGACTCGCTCGCGGACATACTATGTTTTGACGATCGTGCCAGGACCGCCGAGAGGCTGCTGAGGGAGATTGGAGAGGATGATTGTGAGGTTCTCGGCAAATTGCTCAATGTGCTTGTGCAGAGATGCTGCCGCTGGGGAGCATGGGGCGAGGCGCTGGAGGAGCTTGGGAGGCTGAAGGATTTCGGGTACAGGCCGTCGGGTCCAACCTACAACGCTCTATTGCAGGTGCTTGCAACCGTGGGGCAGGTGGACATGGGGTTTCGGGTGCAGAAGGAGATGTCAGAGTCGGGGTTCTGCATGGATAGGTTCACGGTTGGGTGCTTTGCACAGGCGCTATGCAAGGAGGGGCGGTGGGCCGATGCACTTGACATAATAGAGAGGGAGGATTTCAAGCTCGACACAGTGTTGTGCACCCAGATGATCAGTGGACTGATGGAGGCCTCCCTTTTTGATGAGGCGATTTCATTCCTCCATAGAATGCGGTGCAACTCGTGCATCCCCAACGTGGTCACATATAGGACACTGCTCTCCGGATTTTTGAAAAAGAATCAACTTGGCTGGTGCAAGAGGATAATCAACATGATGATGAAGGAGGGTTGCAATCCAAACCCCTCCTTGTTTAATTCACTTGTGCATAGTTACTGCAATGCCAGGGATTATCCATATGCATATAAACTTTTGAAGAGGATGACTGCTTGTGGTTGCCCTCCTGGCTACGTCGTATACAACATTTTTATTGGAAGCATTTGTGGTGGAGAAGAATTGCCGGGCCCTGACTTGTTGGCTTTGGCAGAAAAACTTTACGAGGAGATGCTGGCTTGTGGTTGCGTTCTTAATAAGGTTAACACTGCCAATTTTGCTCGATGCCTTTGTGGTGTGGGGAAGTTTGACAAGGCATTTCAGATCATTAAGGTGATGATGAGAAAAGGTTTTGTACCTGATACGAGCACATACTCTAAGGTGATCACTTTTCTGTGTCAGGCTATGAAGGTAGAAAAGGCTTTCCTTTTGTTCCAAGAAATGAAGAAGGTTGGTGTTAATCCTGATGTTTACACGTACACAATTTTGATTGATGGATTTTGTAAGGCTGGTCTCATTGAACAGGCGCAGAGTTGGTTTGACGAGATGAGGAGTGTGGGCTGCTCTCCAAATGTAGTGACATATACTGCATTGCTTCATGCTTACCTGAAAGCGAAGCAGCTACCTCAGGCTAGTGACATTTTTCACAGAATGGTTGATGTTGGCTGTCCTCCCAATGCCGTTACCTACAGTGCACTAATTGATGGCCTCTGTAAGGCCGGTGAAATCCAAAAGGCTTGTGAAGTCTATGCCAAGTTGATTGGAACTTCTGATAATGCAGAATCTGATTTTTACTTTGAAGGTGAGGGCACAGACACCATTGCTCCAAATGTTGTCACCTATGGTGCACTCATAAATGGTTTGTGTAAGGTGCACAAGGTGGCCGATGCTCACGAATTGCTAGATGCTATGTTATCAACTGGGTGTGAGCCCAATCACATTATATATGATGCCTTGATTGATGGCTTTTGCAAAGCTGGAAAGATTGAAAATGCCCAAGAGGTATTTGTGAGGATGTCTAAGTGCGGCTACTTGCCTACTGTGCATACATACACCTCCTTAATTGACGGGATGTTTAAGGACAGAAGGCTTGATCTTGCCATGAAAGTTCTCTCTCAAATGCTGAATGGTCCTTGCACTCCTAATGTCGTCACTTACACAGCTATGATTGATGGGCTTTGTAGATTAGGTGAAAGTGAAAAGGCCTTAAAGCTGCTGTCAATGATGGAGAAGAAAGGATGCCGCCCAAATGTTGTAACTTACACTGCTCTAATAGATGGATTGGGAAAAGCTGGTAAAGTTGATATAAGTCTTAAGCTTTTTACACAAATGAGCACACAAGGATGTGCTCCCAATTATGTTACCTACAGAGTACTGATAAACCATTGCTGTGCTGCTGGCCTTTTGGACAAGGCCCATTCACTGCTCAGTGAAATGAAGCAGACTTACTGGCCAAAATATTTGCAAGGATATTGCTGTGCGATTCAAGGTTTCAGCAAGAAGTTTATTGCTTCTCTTGGATTGTTGGAGGAGATGGAGTCACATGGCATAGTGCCAATAGCTCCTGTTTATGGGATGCTCATTGATAATTTCTCCAAGGCTGGCAGGCTGGAGAAAGCCTTGGAGTTGCACAAAGAGATGACGGAAGTCTTGTCATCCCTAAACATAACCAGCAAGGACACATACACTTCACTAATCCGGGCACTTTGTTTAGCATCTCAAGTTGAAGAAGCATTTGAATTATACAGTGAAATGATGAGGAAAGGTGTTGTTCCAGAACTTAGTGTATTTGTTTGCCTCATAAAGGGGCTAGTCGGCGTGAATAAGTGGAATGAAGCCCTCCAGTTGTGTTACAGCATATGTCATGAG GGTGTAAACTGGCAGGGCAATAAATCTTTTGATGGAGGGTAG
- the LOC133888609 gene encoding protein FLOWERING LOCUS T-like, protein MSRDPLVVGHVVGDILDPFIKSAPLRVLYNNKELTNGSELKPSQVANEPRIEIAGRDMRNLYTLVMVDPDSPSPSNPTKREYLHWLVTDIPESANASYGNEVVSYESPKPTAGIHRFVFVLFRQSVQQTVYAPGWRPNFNTRDFSALYNLGPPVAAVFFNCQRENGCGGRRYIR, encoded by the exons ATGTCAAGGGACCCACTGGTCGTAGGACATGTAGTTGGCGACATTTTGGACCCATTTATCAAATCAGCACCACTTAGGGTTCTATACAACAACAAGGAACTGACCAATGGATCAGAGCTCAAGCCGTCACAAGTAGCAAATGAACCACGGATTGAAATTGCTGGGCGCGACATGAGGAACCTTTACACTCTG GTGATGGTGGATCCAGACTCACCAAGTCCAAGCAACCCAACAAAAAGAGAATACCTTCATTG GTTGGTGACAGACATCCCAGAATCAGCAAATGCTAGCTATG GAAACGAAGTTGTCAGTTATGAAAGCCCAAAGCCAACTGCTGGAATACATCGCTTTGTCTTTGTACTCTTCCGCCAATCTGTCCAGCAAACTGTTTATGCACCAGGATGGAGACCAAATTTCAACACGAGAGACTTTTCTGCGCTCTATAATCTTGGACCACCTGTGGCTGCAGTGTTCTTCAATTGCCAAAGGGAGAATGGGTGTGGAGGCAGACGATACATTAGATAA
- the LOC133887643 gene encoding sister chromatid cohesion 1 protein 2-like, with product MSYSKGLLFTKGALGTVWVAAVRGEAALSREQVACMDIVASVDKILSDVQTPHRILALLLLGIVRIYSKKVEYLYHDCNQLFRSFELRRFAEPSTSTGRSMYGVLKQVKKAVRAGRLGQQDTSKVKKPVHAARTGISGPISSEGLSLTVATEVIVRTSVVVREARAPDDLPTFTIPKRFELDSFDLEIDEDRDDEGVDHHQSACQDILLEDDHHHAPYLYESYQRAICSHADGGSACFMPEYIALPPEMISAISEVNNIPDLSNEGDGHERENQNDDSACFTPVKDVLPPEMEDTVAEVNDPSNKSKRGEKSRRELTREENGGSADSIPLPEIQEGQNPKNVLEDVTTPSLTANNPTIEESEYFETAPPVGEFLEHDPVDHQSLEPPIVSCKTRTTDELSPSTPEPLPEGVPGPPLPRFTVRTPAKSENRVTRKRRRGLYNKEDYIPIDRENNRRVRRATWLLYDEHVVLPNKMLRKAIEDASDLMHQRRKAPHTYLDAWKVAKISSLPDAFMDPIFPYSTWLHPGCNTTPDAPESSCRESVKTRRRLSYKFSESNHSCKDAEDTEQECILDGLRKRKLDELADIQAPGCYIESGHVQDDVCECIDDTAKEKGTQVKGDEHSSVDPLKTGMYESENHAPLHNETLNSALDYIDEDVFMDEEHTRDEVLLSSTRTRKIARCLHQLLLDQKCKQLNNSLSLSQALEGRKRKTSARFFYETLILKSRGLIEVNQELPYDDILVSATPQLEAEFQSSGN from the exons ATGTCCTACTCCAAGGGCCTGCTGTTCACGAAGGGCGCGCTCGGGACGGTGTGGGTGGCGGCGGTCCGCGGCGAGGCAGCGCTCAGCCGGGAGCAGGTCGCTTGCATGGACATCGTCGCCTCCGTTG ATAAGATACTATCCGATGTCCAAACCCCACACAGAATACTGGCACTGCTTCTGCTTGGAATTGTTAGGATATACTCCAAGAAAGTGGAATACCTCTACCATGATTGCAATCAACTTTTTCGCTCATTTGAACTGAGACGTTTTGCTGAACCAAGTACGTCAACTGGAAGGTCGATGTATGGAGTTTTAAAGCAAGTGAAAAAAGCTGTCCGTGCAGGAAGATTAGGCCAACAAGATACCAGCAAAGTCAAGAAACCTGTTCATGCTGCGAGAACTGGAATTTCTGGTCCAATATCAAGTGAAGGTCTCTCTTTAACGGTAGCAACAGAAGTCATTGTTCGAACATCTGTGGTAGTCCGAGAAGCACGTGCGCCAGATGATCTGCCAACCTTCACGATACCAAAAAgatttgagcttgactctttcgACTTGGAGATTGATGAAGATAG AGATGATGAAGGTGTGGACCACCATCAGTCGGCATGCCAAG ATATCTTATTGGAAGATGACCACCATCATGCCCCCTATTTGTATGAG TCTTATCAAAGGGCGATATGTTCACATGCTGATGGAGGCTCTGCTTGTTTTATGCCAGAATACAT TGCTCTCCCACCGGAAATGATCAGTGCTATTAGTGAAGTTAATAATATTCCAGACTTGAGTAATGAAGGGGATGGACATGAAAGAGAAAATCAGAATGATGATTCTGCTTGCTTCACACCAGTGAAGGA TGTTCTTCCACCTGAGATGGAGGATACGGTGGCTGAAGTAAATGACCCTTCTAATAAAAGCAAAAGGGGAGAGAAATCTAGAAGAGAGCTGACCAGGGAAGAGAATGGGGGTTCTGCTGATTCTATCCCTTTGCCAGA GATTCAAGAAGGGCAAAACCCTAAGAATGTTCTGGAGGATGTGACTACTCCAAGCCTTACTGCAAATAACCCCACAATTGAAGAATCTGAATACTTTGAAACTGCACCACCCGTAGGAGAATTTCTTGAGCATGATCCTGTAGATCATCAGTCGCTGGAACCTCCTATCGTAAGTTGTAAAACAAGGACAACTGATGAGCTATCACCTTCCACTCCAGAGCCCTTGCCAGAGGGTGTCCCAG GGCCCCCCTTGCCTAGATTTACAGTAAGGACACCGGCTAAAAGTGAGAATCGGGTTacgagaaaaagaagaaggggaTTGTATAATAAGGAGGATTATATACCAATAGACAGAGAAAACAACCGGCGGGTGAGAAGAGCAACATGGTTACTGTATGATGAGCATGTCGTACTACCTAATAA AATGTTGAGAAAAGCAATAGAGGATGCAAGTGATCTGATGCACCAAAGAAGGAAGGCACCTCACACTTACCTTGATGCTTGGAAGGTTGCAAAAATTAGTTCTCTGCCAGATGCTTTCATGGATCCAATATTTCCAT ATTCAACTTGGCTCCACCCTGGTTGCAACACTACACCAGATGCACCTGAAAGTTCATGCAGGGAATCAGTTAAAACAAGAAGACGTCTTTCATACAAATTTTCTGAATCTAACCATTCTTGCAAGGATGCTGAAGATACAGAACAAGAATGCATTCTAGATGGACTAAGAAAGAGAAAGTTGGACGAATTAGCAGATATTCAGGCACCTGGCTGTTACATTGAAAGCGGGCATGTTCAAGATGATGTTTGTGAATGTATTGATGATACAGCCAAAGAGAAAGGAACACAAGTCAAAGGAGATGAACATAGTTCAGTAGATCCCTTGAAAACGGGAATGTATGAATCAGAGAATCATGCTCCATTGCACAATGAAACACTGAATTCTGCTTTAGATTATATAGACGAG GATGTTTTTATGGATGAGGAGCATACCAGAGATGAAG TTTTGCTGAGTTCAACAAGAACTAG GAAAATAGCAAGGTGCCTTCATCAGCTGCTCCTGGACCAGAAGTGCAAGCAATTGAACAATTCTTTAAGCCTCAGTCAAGCCCTTgaagggaggaagaggaaaactTCTGCAAGATTCTTCTATGAAACTCTG ATTCTGAAGAGCCGTGGACTCATAGAGGTCAATCAGGAGCTGCCTTATGATGATATCCTAGTCTCTGCGACTCCGCAACTTGAAGCAGAGTTTCAGAGCAGTGGGAACTAG